The stretch of DNA CAAGCGCCAGCAGTGCAAGCCCGCGCGTCGGCTCAAGTTGATGAAGTTTCTTTGGAGGTTTTGTGAAACTctattttctctgtcctttgtCTCGTGTTTCGCTCTGGTTCTCGAGTGTTTTGTTTCTGATTCGGTTCTACGCTTCTGTTTGTTTTCGTCCGCCTTGTTTTACTTTTACCGCTTTGCTCGTTTGCCCTGCTTTGAACGTTTTGCCCTTTTTATTTGCGGGCTTTGCGGGCTATTTTTTAACTTCATATGTTGTTTGCCCTGCTCTTAACGTTTTTGCCCCTTGTGTGGGCTTTGCGGGCTATAATTTGGTTTGGTTTGTTATTTGCCCTGCTTCTAACGACTGCCCTCTTTTCACGAGAGCTTTGCGGGCAATTCTAATTTCATATGTTATTTTATTTGCCGTTGCGGGCTATATTTTGGTTTAGTATATTATTCGCTCTGCTTCTTAACGTTTGCCCTCTTTTCGTGTGGGCTTTGCGGGCAGTTTTATTTCGTATGTTCTTTGCCCTGCTGTTAACGGTTTGCCTTTTTTGTGCGCCTTGCGGGCTAAAATTTCCTTGTTAACATTTTGCCCTTTTTTAACGTGGGCTTTGCGGGCAATTCTAATTTCATATGTTATTTTATTTGCCGTTGCCGGCTATATTTGCCCTGCTTCTAACGTCTGCCCTCTTTTCACGTGGGCTTTGCGGGCAATTCtaatttcatgttattttatttgCCGTTGCGGGCTATAAATTGGTTTGGTTTGTTATTTGCCCTGCTTCTTAACGTTTGCTCTCTTTTCGTGTGGGCTTTGCGGGCAATTTTATCTTCGTATGTTCTTTGCCCTGCTGTTAACGGTTTGCCTTTTTTGTGCGCCTTGCGGGCTAAAATTTCCTTTCGTTTGCTATTCGCCCTGCTTCTAAGGCTTCGCGGGTAATTCTTTTCGCATGTCGTTTGGTTTGCTGTTAACATTCTTCCCCATTCATCGGCCTTTCCTTATTCCTAATTTCTGTGTTGTTAGGATGGGGTTTTTAGTTTGGGGTTCTCGCTTTGAGGATGGACATTTTTCTTGCGTGGGCTTTGTGGTCTCCTCCGTAGTATTTTAGGGTTATTTTCGACACGAGACTGTTGGTGCCCATACTCAGCTATAGGTGTGAGGGAGACGGATGAGAATAGACAACTATTTGACCTACAGAGCTAGTAAGTACTAGAGCTTGTTAGATCTGTGCGGCTGTAATTGGTTAGATTCTTGAGGCCTCGAAATAAATAAAGCTTCATTGCGTTGAATATTTTTCAGTCAATCAGCAATTaacgtccataaaacaaaagaacaaagcgaacttaacaatacctaatcaacaaggcctaatcagaataacaatggttcttttgtcttccgcaattttggtccggtatatgaaagtctacccggCAAACCAGCTTGCCGATCATCAAAACCGAAGCCCAAATGCTTGGTACACTAAATGTCACGTTATTtacactaaccctaaccctaaatgTCACATTATTTACATTTCACAGGAACTACATAATCAAAAAAAAGCATATTTTCCATTTTAGCGTCGGGTTAGAAGATGGGGAACTTTAGATCGCGGGCTTTGGATCAAGTAGATCTCCTTGAGAGATTTGAGAGCTCTTGAAGTTCTTGAACGTCCACCCACTGACTCACGTAAAGCTGCGTGACGTAATTTGATATCCAGCACGGCACATTTGACTGTAAGCTGCAGGGCTTGGTTGAACCGCCCTAACTTTGCACcttttgttctgttttggaGGTGTCAGCCAGATTATTAACTATTGCTTGGCGCAAAACAATGTTTCCTATTAataaaacaggggcacccatagcctgcgagcaggctctctctctgcgGTGGGAGGGAAGGAGAGCGGCCCTCATTCTACCGTCAACCCAGTCCatcggagggcctgctcgccGGCCaaggcacccaacgtcaattttcggaaaatatctgttcggaagacgatttgagatctagaattttcggagcatttgttgtaaaatttcttgcttccCTGCCTGTCCTGGGATTTtggaacatctaaaaaatggtataattgcccattgtTAACGgattttttaccctaaaaaggtcacctagaattttcgggagccttttttctggctgaaattttcgaaaaggtaagctttgatccctataattttcggatcactacactttcagctaggaaatacgaacagatgaaaaattcttaggggataaaaatatgcctgtatctaccgtttaaataccaaaatacgtttaacaatgctttgtgtaagtggttttgaactatattctcgttgggtgcccctggtaaAAGAGAAATTCCGGCTAGCGGAAAATTTACGAAGTACACGAAGTGCCCGCTGCTCGCCATATGCATTTTCCTTAAGAGTTCGCTGCTCACCATCTGTATTTTGTTAAATGCTCGCTTCTcgtaagaaaaaaattgacaactgATCGTGCTCGCAAAAATAAACACACTGCTCGCAAATGCTCGCAAAGACAATTCGATACTCCCTCTATTATTGTGCCTCCTCGCTGGATTAGCTTTATAGTTATTTTCTAAGCAGCTTTATACCTTACATATGTAATATTGTCTTTTTCCTCTCTCCGTTGCCATTGTGTGGTATAAATAAAAGacatttgttgtttgttaattGTTGACACCATTTTAAGACATTTACTCCGGACAGGAAGGGCTCCCTTAAAAACGCGGTCTTGACGTATCTCTTTAATTTGTTGAAAACACAAGGAACACCTCAGCACTTGCAGGCTTATACATCGAAAGTCTTCATTTACACCGTTTTGAACCCTAAATCCTAACCAATTCTAGACGTTCTCGGCCGCTATTACCATTTGTCACAGCTGGCATAAAGCGAGCTCAATGGGGTGTCTGTCAGTCGAGCCACTGTATCCTATTAGATCGATGAGGAAAGCAAGTGATGTGATATACCCGCGATTCATCGTTACGTTTCAGCttgcaaaaaagaaatttctgtcCGATAAATTCCTGCAGACTGGAGCGGAATTTGCCATTTAAAAACCCGTACAAAAAGGGATTCAAGGCGCTGTTGAGAAACGTGAGCAACATTGTGGGAACTTTGACAGTTTTCGACAAATTGCTTTGATGTATAGAActgtaaaatatgaaaataaagtAAGGACTCCAACAGATAAGGAAGACCAAAACAATTatccacaacattttgaatCCACGTGCCTTTTGTGCGCGCCGTCTTTGAATCACTTTCGGGGCATACAGTCTCTTTAAGCGTGATGTGTTAGTTGTAGAGGTTATTTCATCCCCAATAACCGTGTTTTCTGGTGAGTGTGCGATCACTGTACTTTCATTTCCGTTGTTCGCATAATTAACGTTCAACCGTGAAGTGCTTTGTTGCACATCTATGTTTGCCGCTACAGTTATCCGAACGTGATGAACTCGTCGAAATTGTCTTCTGGCCGTACACAGGATAGAAACATAAGTAAAAGCGATAATAGAAAATGGTCCAACGAAACaggcaacaaacaaaaaaatagtgTACCCATTGTCAACCGAAGGTTTTCCAAACTCTGGTCTGCAAATACATTCTTCTTTAACAAAGGTGTATCCTTGACCCCAAccaagaagtggcaaaatagcGCATAAAGCAGCTTGTAGCCAAATGTATACCAGCATTATCACGCTTTTTTGCCGTGTTATAATGGTACAGTATTTTAGTGGACGGCATATCGCCAGGTAGCGGTCAATAGCTACTAAAACAAGTGTTAGTATTGATGCAATGCAGAGAACAGATAGCAATAAACCTGTTAGCACACACATGACCTTGCCAAAGACCCAGATGCCCAGGATGGCGGATACGAGAGCAAACGGCATGCAAAGCACGGATAACAAAAAGTCCGTCGCGGCCAGATTAAAGATAAAGGAGTTTGTGATAGTCCGCAAAGATCGATGAGCTAGAATACAACGACAAACAAAACCATTGGCAACTGCAGCAACGATCATCAACAGGGCAATGAGAACGCTTTGAATGACAACAAACGCTGTAAGTGATGAGCCAGATGCGTGCTCCTGACCATGCGTAGCATTGCCAACCTTTGGGTTAGAATAGTTCATGCTCCGAATTTTAACGGAACCTCTGGTAAATCAAGTCAATTTGGCTTCCGTGGAACTGCGTTGCTCTGCTCACCGTCAACCCTAAATGTTGCAGTATTAATAAAAATCGACATTCTTCATGACAATAGAGGTTTGTAAACGAAGGAAATTGCTAAGAAGAGAAACCTAAAAACTCCCCTTATATGTCGACACGAATTCTCACTTTATCTAAATCGTTTCACGTGATTATAATGAATTTTGCCCACGAACGGCGTAAAAACTGAATATCCTATAAAGCAAGCGAAACGTCAAAGAGCCTGATTGAAACGCGTGCCTTCCTTAAAAGCTATTTGCTATGTGCGCAAGTTCGAAGCTATTACACTCATGCACCTGCCGAATGTAAATACACACATTTCCCGAGCCTGTCactaatttccatttcaatgcAAAAATCTGACTTTTGGTGGCACTGGCAAAGATTGCGAGATTTAAAATCTTATATATTTTATCCTCCTCTTCTATAAATTATATATTAAAAAAGGTCAGATTGTCTGATACTGTAAACTCCATGACAAAAATATAATATCTTGGTTAACTTTTTGTATCAGAGACTAGAAAGGTAAGGATACCCTTAAATCAAACAATGAGTTTGCGCTTTTATCgaggtttttaaaaaatatatgaataTCCGCATTCGGACATAGCTCAAACACGCAACGACAAACATTTCGACtttcctttgtaatttcatgCAAAATGCATCTTacgtcaggaaaaaaaaattatgacatcAGTTAAAACTCCCATTCTATCATACATGTTTCGTTTTTGAATTtgctttctttgcttattt from Montipora capricornis isolate CH-2021 chromosome 9, ASM3666992v2, whole genome shotgun sequence encodes:
- the LOC138016482 gene encoding alpha-1A adrenergic receptor-like — translated: MNYSNPKVGNATHGQEHASGSSLTAFVVIQSVLIALLMIVAAVANGFVCRCILAHRSLRTITNSFIFNLAATDFLLSVLCMPFALVSAILGIWVFGKVMCVLTGLLLSVLCIASILTLVLVAIDRYLAICRPLKYCTIITRQKSVIMLVYIWLQAALCAILPLLGWGQGYTFVKEECICRPEFGKPSVDNGYTIFLFVACFVGPFSIIAFTYVSILCTARRQFRRVHHVRITVAANIDVQQSTSRLNVNYANNGNESTVIAHSPENTVIGDEITSTTNTSRLKRLYAPKVIQRRRAQKARGFKMLWIIVLVFLICWSPYFIFIFYSSIHQSNLSKTVKVPTMLLTFLNSALNPFLYGFLNGKFRSSLQEFIGQKFLFCKLKRNDESRVYHITCFPHRSNRIQWLD